One stretch of Catenulispora sp. EB89 DNA includes these proteins:
- a CDS encoding AI-2E family transporter gives MTAADEGPAESASSAPGTPGAQGAQGSSGAQGASGTQGTQGASSFRPALTRTPPFAIGLVGGFGVLGAYYLGKTLTNVIDIIVMITMALVLAAGLNPFVEMLTSRGFHRRWAVTMVALAALALFAGFIVVIAKPLADQTSSLVHNGVPDGLKKLQENSTIQRLDKKYHIITKLQNWFTTADTTKTLAGGAFGFGKAVLTSVFKAFTILMLTLYFLGSLPAMTSGGLKLVPRSRRERAADLTDRVLNRVGGYVSGALVVSTCATLASWLAMSVMGVRFALPLALLVGLTDLIPIIGATFGAFLACAVILLLDSPFKALAALIFFVLYQQLENYLIYPRVMSRTVDLPPAVAVIAALAGYTILGVSGALLFIPLTAGLLVIVRQVVLPAQDRDPDGATPATQGPEADTPVQPDPV, from the coding sequence ATGACCGCCGCCGATGAGGGTCCCGCCGAGTCCGCCAGCAGTGCGCCAGGCACGCCGGGCGCACAGGGCGCACAGGGCTCGTCAGGGGCGCAGGGCGCGTCGGGGACACAGGGGACACAAGGCGCATCGTCGTTCAGGCCCGCGTTGACGCGGACCCCGCCCTTCGCGATCGGCCTGGTCGGCGGGTTCGGCGTGCTGGGTGCCTACTACCTGGGCAAGACCCTGACCAACGTGATCGACATCATCGTCATGATCACCATGGCCCTGGTCCTGGCCGCCGGCCTCAACCCGTTCGTGGAGATGCTCACGTCCCGGGGCTTCCACCGGCGCTGGGCCGTGACGATGGTCGCCCTCGCCGCGCTGGCCCTGTTCGCCGGCTTCATCGTCGTCATCGCCAAGCCGCTGGCGGACCAGACCTCGTCGCTGGTGCACAACGGCGTCCCCGACGGGCTGAAGAAGCTCCAGGAGAACTCGACGATCCAGCGGCTGGACAAGAAGTACCACATCATCACGAAGCTACAGAACTGGTTCACCACCGCCGACACCACCAAGACCCTGGCCGGCGGCGCCTTCGGCTTCGGCAAAGCGGTGCTCACCAGCGTCTTCAAGGCTTTCACGATCCTGATGCTGACGCTGTACTTCCTCGGCTCACTGCCGGCCATGACCTCCGGCGGCCTCAAGCTCGTCCCGCGCTCCCGCCGGGAGCGCGCCGCGGACCTCACCGACCGGGTGCTGAACCGGGTCGGCGGCTACGTCTCCGGCGCCCTGGTGGTCTCCACCTGCGCCACCCTGGCCAGCTGGCTCGCCATGTCCGTGATGGGCGTGCGCTTCGCGCTGCCGCTGGCCCTGCTGGTCGGCCTCACCGACCTGATCCCGATCATCGGGGCCACCTTCGGCGCGTTCCTGGCCTGCGCCGTCATCCTGCTGCTGGACTCCCCGTTCAAGGCGCTCGCGGCCCTGATCTTCTTCGTCCTCTACCAGCAGCTCGAGAACTACCTGATCTACCCGCGCGTGATGTCCCGCACCGTCGACCTGCCGCCGGCGGTCGCGGTGATAGCGGCCCTGGCCGGCTACACCATCCTGGGCGTCTCCGGCGCGCTGCTGTTCATCCCGCTGACCGCCGGGCTGTTGGTGATCGTGCGGCAGGTCGTGCTGCCGGCGCAGGACCGGGATCCGGACGGCGCGACGCCGGCTACGCAGGGACCGGAAGCCGATACTCCCGTCCAGCCTGATCCCGTATGA
- a CDS encoding cellulose-binding protein, which translates to MSDMHSPHGFEQVRRGYDPVQVNDRITKLIAERDAAHSRSSSMEKRIEELHLENQTVQAQLADSEPSYAGLGARVEKILRLAEEEAKDLREEARRAADAHRELADQAAMKVRTDAEQYAKDRKAKADEEAVRIVEKAKDDANQVRATAAKDAATKREEAEALFEETRAKAAAAATDFETKLAKRREQSERDLAARQAKAEKRLAEIENRAEQLRLEAEKMRTDAERRARSTIETAQRQADDIIADARSKTDRIRSEAERELAALTHRRDSINAQLHNVREMLATLTGGAVNVNALAALGEAEDELEAADEASIPAQR; encoded by the coding sequence ATGAGCGACATGCATTCGCCGCACGGCTTCGAGCAAGTGCGCCGCGGGTACGACCCGGTCCAGGTCAACGACCGAATCACCAAGCTGATCGCCGAGCGGGACGCGGCGCATTCGCGTTCTTCCTCCATGGAGAAGCGCATCGAGGAACTCCACCTGGAGAACCAGACGGTGCAGGCGCAGCTCGCCGACAGCGAGCCCAGCTACGCCGGTCTCGGCGCGCGCGTGGAGAAGATCCTGCGCCTGGCCGAGGAAGAGGCGAAGGACCTGCGCGAGGAGGCCCGCCGCGCCGCCGACGCGCACCGCGAGCTGGCCGACCAGGCCGCGATGAAGGTCCGCACCGACGCCGAGCAGTACGCCAAGGACCGCAAGGCCAAGGCGGACGAGGAGGCCGTGCGGATCGTCGAGAAGGCCAAGGACGACGCCAACCAGGTCCGCGCCACCGCCGCCAAGGACGCGGCGACCAAGCGCGAGGAGGCCGAGGCGCTCTTCGAGGAGACCCGTGCCAAGGCCGCGGCGGCCGCCACCGACTTCGAGACCAAGCTGGCCAAGCGCCGCGAGCAGTCCGAGCGCGACCTGGCGGCCCGCCAGGCCAAGGCCGAGAAGCGCCTCGCCGAGATCGAGAACCGCGCCGAGCAGCTCCGCCTGGAGGCGGAGAAGATGCGCACCGACGCCGAGCGCCGCGCGCGCTCCACGATCGAGACCGCGCAGCGCCAGGCCGACGACATCATCGCCGACGCCCGCAGCAAGACCGACCGCATCCGCAGCGAGGCCGAGCGCGAGCTGGCGGCGCTGACCCACCGCCGCGACAGCATCAACGCGCAGCTGCACAACGTGCGCGAGATGCTGGCCACCCTCACCGGTGGCGCGGTGAACGTCAACGCGCTGGCCGCCCTCGGCGAGGCCGAGGACGAGCTGGAGGCCGCCGACGAGGCGTCCATCCCGGCGCAGCGCTAG
- a CDS encoding response regulator, with translation MRVVIADDSVLIRAGVVRVLELSGHEVVAETGDGITLLAAVEEHRPDAVVADVRMPPTFKDEGIVAAVQIRERFPATAVLVLSQFVEERYATDLLARDTTRVGYLLKDRVADIDSFIEALERVAAGGTALDPEVVAQLLVRRPTDPLDRLTPRERDVLALMAEGRANAAIAEVLAVSESAVGKHINNIFMKLDLQPDDLGHRRVLAVLRYLAA, from the coding sequence ATGCGCGTGGTGATCGCGGACGACTCCGTCCTCATCCGCGCCGGGGTGGTCCGGGTCCTGGAGCTCTCCGGCCACGAGGTGGTCGCCGAGACCGGCGACGGGATCACGCTGCTGGCCGCCGTGGAGGAGCACCGGCCGGACGCGGTGGTGGCCGACGTCCGCATGCCCCCGACGTTCAAGGACGAGGGCATCGTCGCGGCGGTGCAGATCCGCGAACGGTTCCCGGCCACGGCCGTCCTGGTCCTGTCCCAGTTCGTCGAGGAGCGCTACGCGACCGACCTGCTGGCCCGCGACACGACGCGGGTCGGCTATCTGCTCAAGGACCGGGTCGCCGACATCGACTCCTTCATCGAGGCCCTGGAGCGCGTCGCGGCCGGCGGCACTGCGCTGGACCCGGAAGTCGTGGCGCAGCTGCTGGTTCGCCGCCCCACAGACCCCCTGGACCGTCTCACTCCGCGCGAGCGAGACGTACTGGCGCTGATGGCCGAGGGCCGCGCGAACGCCGCTATAGCGGAGGTGCTGGCGGTCAGCGAGAGCGCCGTGGGCAAGCACATCAACAACATCTTCATGAAGCTGGACCTCCAGCCCGACGACCTGGGGCACCGTCGCGTGCTGGCCGTATTGCGATACCTGGCTGCGTGA
- a CDS encoding polysaccharide deacetylase family protein — translation MRTLAAAATVLLHPFPATTTFGPVRNRVLPGLAARGAVDHVALTFDDGPDPNSTPRFLELLAARGVHATFFLLGAMAERAPGLVREIQAAGHEIGVHGWHHQSLLFRSPRATDQDLTRARDFLADLTGEQPTLFRPPYGVMTASAHRSARHLGLRPTLWTSWGEDWTARATPSGVHRQVTKDLTGGGTILLHDTDCTAKPGSWHATLGAVPLLLDHCDERGWAVGPLREHGRVGV, via the coding sequence ATGCGCACCTTGGCTGCTGCCGCGACTGTGCTCCTGCATCCCTTTCCGGCGACTACGACCTTTGGTCCGGTCCGCAACCGAGTGCTGCCCGGGTTGGCGGCGCGCGGTGCTGTTGATCATGTCGCCTTGACCTTCGACGATGGTCCGGACCCGAACTCGACACCGCGCTTCCTGGAACTGCTGGCGGCGCGGGGCGTGCACGCGACCTTCTTCCTGCTCGGCGCGATGGCCGAGCGCGCACCGGGCCTGGTCCGCGAGATCCAGGCGGCCGGGCACGAGATCGGCGTGCACGGCTGGCACCACCAGAGCCTGTTGTTCCGCAGCCCCCGGGCGACTGACCAGGACCTGACTCGGGCCCGCGACTTCCTCGCCGACCTCACCGGCGAGCAGCCGACACTGTTCCGGCCGCCTTATGGAGTCATGACCGCCTCGGCGCACCGCAGCGCTCGGCATCTGGGGCTGCGGCCCACGCTCTGGACCAGCTGGGGCGAGGACTGGACGGCGCGTGCCACCCCGAGCGGCGTCCACCGCCAGGTCACCAAGGACCTCACCGGCGGCGGCACGATCCTGCTCCACGACACCGACTGCACCGCCAAGCCCGGCTCCTGGCACGCCACGCTCGGCGCCGTGCCGCTGCTCCTCGACCACTGCGACGAGCGCGGGTGGGCGGTCGGCCCGCTTCGTGAACACGGCCGCGTGGGAGTGTGA
- a CDS encoding alpha/beta hydrolase, with protein sequence MSTEIRATTILPAERRPVTLTTADGLELIGELALPPGGRTPAGTLVTLHPLPTHGGFMDSHVYRKAAWRLPALADLAVLRFNTRGTVSPAGRSQGEFDEAVGERFDVQAAIEFADFEDLPNRWLVGWSFGTDLALMYGDDPTIDGLILLSPPLRYSRPEDLDRWAASGKPVVVLVPEFDDYLRPDEARERFARIPQAEVIGVDGAKHLWVGEKYVQRVHNEIVKRVNPAAYPLATTWDGEFETFAE encoded by the coding sequence ATGAGCACCGAGATCCGCGCCACCACGATCCTGCCGGCCGAGCGCCGTCCGGTGACCCTGACCACCGCCGACGGCCTGGAGCTGATCGGCGAGCTGGCGCTGCCTCCGGGAGGCCGCACGCCGGCCGGCACCCTGGTCACGCTGCACCCGCTGCCGACGCACGGCGGCTTCATGGACAGCCACGTCTACCGCAAGGCGGCCTGGCGGCTGCCGGCGCTGGCGGACCTGGCGGTGCTGCGGTTCAACACCCGCGGCACGGTCTCGCCGGCCGGCCGGAGCCAGGGCGAGTTCGACGAGGCGGTGGGGGAGCGGTTCGACGTCCAGGCCGCGATCGAGTTCGCGGACTTCGAGGACCTGCCGAACCGGTGGCTGGTCGGCTGGTCGTTCGGGACCGATCTGGCCCTGATGTACGGCGACGACCCGACGATCGACGGCTTGATCCTGCTCTCGCCGCCGCTGCGCTATTCGCGGCCGGAGGACCTGGACCGGTGGGCCGCTTCCGGGAAGCCGGTCGTGGTGCTGGTGCCGGAGTTCGACGACTACCTGCGGCCCGATGAGGCTCGTGAGCGGTTCGCACGCATTCCGCAGGCCGAGGTCATCGGTGTGGACGGCGCGAAGCACCTGTGGGTGGGGGAGAAGTACGTCCAGCGCGTGCACAACGAGATCGTGAAGCGGGTCAATCCGGCGGCGTATCCGTTGGCGACGACGTGGGACGGGGAGTTCGAGACGTTCGCCGAGTAG
- a CDS encoding SigE family RNA polymerase sigma factor, translated as MRVEDEAEFREYVAGRWTWLVQAAVLLTGDAGHAEDLAQTALVRVFASWSRVRGAENMDAYTMRILINQNKNRFRRRRVVEDLTAAPPERGGGDATSRVDQRAGLLAALASLPKRQREVVVLRYWEDYSEAQTAQILGCSVGTVKSQASKALAKLRNHASVLASR; from the coding sequence ATGAGGGTCGAGGACGAAGCAGAGTTCCGCGAGTACGTGGCCGGTCGCTGGACCTGGCTGGTGCAGGCCGCGGTGCTGCTCACGGGGGACGCCGGGCACGCCGAGGACCTGGCGCAGACGGCTTTGGTGCGGGTGTTCGCTTCGTGGTCGCGGGTGCGCGGCGCGGAGAACATGGACGCGTACACCATGAGGATCCTGATCAACCAGAACAAGAACCGCTTCCGGAGGCGGCGGGTTGTGGAGGATCTGACGGCCGCGCCGCCCGAGCGCGGGGGCGGCGACGCGACCTCGCGGGTCGACCAGCGGGCCGGGTTGCTGGCCGCGCTGGCGTCGCTCCCCAAGCGGCAGCGGGAAGTCGTGGTGCTGCGGTACTGGGAGGACTACAGCGAAGCGCAGACGGCGCAGATCCTCGGCTGTTCGGTCGGCACCGTGAAGAGCCAGGCCTCGAAGGCGCTGGCGAAGCTGCGGAACCACGCCTCGGTGCTGGCGTCGCGCTGA
- a CDS encoding ABC transporter ATP-binding protein: protein MIEATGLTKQYGDKKAVDGLTFTVRPGVVTGFLGPNGAGKSTTMRMILGLDAPSSGTVTVNGRPYVKAVAPMREVGALLDAKAIHGGRTAYNHLLCLAQSNHLPARRVDEVLELTGLREVAKKRSGGFSLGMGQRLGIAAALLGDPRVLMFDEPVNGLDPDGIRWIREFMRKLASEGRTVFVSSHLMSEMEHTADHLIVIGRGKLQADCSVKEFIERNSEQTVTVRTPDPMKLMQLLAGNGARVTNDASGLITVRGASPQQIGDLAYDNQIRVHELAPHQASLEEAFMEMTKDDVEYRAVSVGQQGPGGPGAPGGPGAPGGPQNPYAAPGQMIGAR, encoded by the coding sequence ATGATCGAAGCTACAGGGCTCACCAAGCAGTACGGCGACAAGAAAGCCGTAGACGGCTTGACGTTCACCGTGCGTCCGGGGGTGGTGACCGGCTTCCTCGGTCCGAACGGCGCCGGAAAGTCGACGACCATGCGGATGATCCTGGGCCTGGACGCGCCGTCGTCCGGCACGGTCACCGTCAACGGCCGCCCCTACGTCAAGGCCGTGGCCCCGATGCGCGAGGTCGGCGCATTGCTGGACGCCAAGGCCATCCACGGCGGCCGCACCGCCTACAACCACCTGCTGTGCCTGGCGCAGTCCAACCACCTGCCGGCCCGCCGGGTCGACGAGGTGTTGGAGCTCACCGGCCTGCGCGAGGTCGCCAAGAAGCGCTCCGGCGGCTTCTCCCTGGGCATGGGCCAGCGGCTGGGCATCGCCGCCGCCCTGCTCGGCGACCCCCGGGTGCTGATGTTCGACGAGCCGGTCAACGGCCTGGACCCGGACGGCATCCGCTGGATCCGCGAGTTCATGCGCAAGCTGGCCTCCGAGGGCCGCACGGTCTTCGTCTCCTCGCACCTGATGTCCGAGATGGAGCACACCGCCGACCACCTGATCGTGATCGGCCGCGGCAAGCTGCAGGCGGACTGCTCGGTGAAGGAGTTCATCGAGCGCAACTCCGAGCAGACCGTCACGGTGCGCACCCCGGACCCGATGAAGCTGATGCAGCTGCTGGCGGGCAACGGCGCGCGGGTGACCAACGACGCCAGCGGCCTGATCACGGTGCGCGGCGCCAGCCCGCAGCAGATCGGCGACCTGGCCTACGACAACCAGATCCGGGTGCACGAGCTCGCGCCGCACCAGGCCTCGCTGGAAGAGGCCTTCATGGAGATGACCAAGGACGACGTGGAGTACCGCGCGGTCAGCGTCGGACAGCAGGGCCCCGGCGGTCCTGGTGCGCCCGGCGGACCCGGCGCGCCAGGCGGACCGCAGAACCCGTACGCCGCCCCCGGCCAGATGATCGGAGCCCGTTGA
- a CDS encoding UDP-N-acetylglucosamine--N-acetylglucosamine transferase gives MSRVVIFSASVGAGHDSAAQALADRLTARGFAVDRHDFLALMPAGRAVCGSYRRIITHAPALYQCIYSRTERAARPGLVQRHLLRGAEQAVLDAIPPDAVAAVATYPLAAQVLGRLRASGRLAVPVVVTFTDFSVHPLWIAPGVDLYLAPHAVTAAQAVAHGVAPSRVAVARPLVSARFTARTAARRQAARARFGLDTADKPLALLLGGSWGVGDIERTARDLAASGVVTPVVVCGRNEVLRGRLRAAGFPHVFGWVGDMPTLMAAADVMVQNAGASSTLEAFATGLPVATYRSLVGHGRTNAAVLDEAGLAVWVRSEGELAGALRELASGVRGRRQHNAGLAMVGDGAEADAVIMELLGGGGRVAGAGASAGVGSVGPAGLAGSVGPAGLAGSVGSAGPAGLAGSVGPAGLAGSVGSAGPAGLAGSVGSAGPAGLAGSAVGSAAAAAV, from the coding sequence ATGTCCCGCGTGGTCATCTTCTCCGCCTCGGTCGGCGCCGGTCACGACAGCGCCGCCCAGGCCCTCGCCGACCGGCTGACCGCGCGCGGCTTCGCGGTCGACCGGCACGACTTCCTGGCCCTGATGCCCGCCGGCCGCGCGGTGTGCGGCTCCTACCGGCGCATCATCACGCACGCCCCGGCGCTGTACCAGTGCATTTACTCGCGCACCGAGCGCGCGGCGCGCCCCGGCCTGGTGCAGCGGCACCTGCTGCGCGGCGCGGAGCAGGCGGTGCTGGACGCGATACCGCCGGACGCGGTCGCGGCGGTGGCGACGTACCCGCTGGCGGCGCAGGTGCTGGGCCGGCTGCGGGCCTCGGGGCGCCTGGCGGTGCCGGTGGTGGTGACGTTCACGGACTTCTCGGTGCACCCGCTGTGGATCGCGCCGGGCGTGGACCTGTACCTGGCGCCGCACGCGGTGACCGCGGCCCAGGCGGTGGCGCACGGCGTGGCGCCGTCCCGGGTCGCGGTGGCCCGGCCGCTGGTGTCGGCCCGGTTCACCGCGCGCACGGCGGCCCGGCGCCAGGCGGCGCGGGCGCGCTTCGGCCTGGACACGGCGGACAAGCCGCTGGCCCTGCTGCTCGGCGGCTCCTGGGGCGTCGGCGACATCGAGCGCACCGCACGCGACCTGGCGGCCTCGGGCGTGGTGACGCCGGTGGTGGTGTGCGGACGCAACGAGGTGCTGCGGGGGCGGCTCCGCGCGGCGGGGTTCCCGCACGTGTTCGGCTGGGTCGGGGACATGCCGACGCTGATGGCGGCCGCCGACGTGATGGTGCAGAACGCGGGGGCCTCCTCCACGCTGGAGGCCTTCGCCACCGGCCTGCCGGTCGCGACCTACCGGAGCCTGGTCGGGCACGGCCGGACGAACGCGGCGGTGCTGGACGAGGCCGGGCTCGCGGTGTGGGTGCGGTCGGAGGGGGAACTGGCGGGGGCGCTGCGGGAGCTGGCCTCGGGGGTGCGGGGGCGGCGGCAGCACAATGCCGGGCTGGCGATGGTCGGGGACGGGGCGGAGGCGGATGCGGTGATCATGGAGCTGCTGGGTGGTGGGGGTCGGGTGGCTGGTGCTGGTGCCAGTGCCGGTGTTGGCTCGGTTGGTCCGGCGGGCCTGGCTGGCTCGGTTGGTCCGGCGGGCCTGGCTGGCTCAGTTGGCTCGGCTGGTCCGGCGGGCCTGGCTGGCTCGGTTGGTCCGGCGGGCCTGGCTGGCTCAGTTGGCTCGGCTGGTCCGGCGGGCCTGGCTGGCTCAGTTGGCTCGGCTGGTCCGGCGGGCCTGGCTGGCTCGGCGGTCGGCTCGGCAGCGGCGGCGGCGGTCTGA
- the ccrA gene encoding crotonyl-CoA carboxylase/reductase codes for MAEILAAIQTGNTPAEDFAHLKLPDTYRAVTVHADEAEMFAGMESRDKDPRRSLHVEDVATPELGPGEAIVAVMASAINYNSVWTSIFEPVSTFSFLKRYGKVSELTRRHDLPYHVIGSDLAGVVLRTGPGVNKWKPGDEVVAHCLSVELEDAEGHDDTMLDPQQRIWGFETNFGGLAHLALVKANQLMPKPDHLTWEEAASPGLVNSTAYRQLVSKNGAAMKQGDVVLIWGASGGLGSYATQMALNGGAIPVCVVSSPDKAEICRAMGADLIIDRKAEGYRFWKSETDQDPKEWQRFGAKIRELTGGEDPDIVFEHPGRETFGASVYVAKRGGKIVTCASTSGFNHSYDNRYLWMNLKSIIGSHFANYREAWEANRLIDKGMIHPTLSKTYALEETGQAAYDVHQNLHQGKVGVLCLAPEEGLGVRDAAKRERLLPAINRFRNV; via the coding sequence ATTGCAGAGATTCTCGCCGCGATCCAAACCGGGAACACCCCGGCCGAGGACTTCGCGCACCTGAAGCTTCCCGACACCTACCGCGCGGTCACCGTCCACGCCGACGAGGCCGAGATGTTCGCGGGGATGGAGAGCCGGGACAAGGACCCGCGGCGGTCGCTCCACGTGGAGGACGTGGCGACGCCGGAGCTGGGTCCGGGCGAGGCCATCGTCGCGGTGATGGCCAGCGCCATCAACTACAACTCGGTGTGGACCTCGATCTTCGAGCCGGTCTCCACCTTCAGTTTCCTCAAGCGCTACGGCAAGGTGTCCGAACTCACCCGCCGGCACGACCTGCCCTACCACGTGATCGGCTCGGACCTGGCCGGCGTCGTGCTGCGCACCGGGCCCGGCGTCAACAAGTGGAAGCCGGGCGACGAGGTGGTCGCGCACTGCCTGAGCGTCGAGCTGGAGGACGCCGAGGGCCACGACGACACCATGCTCGACCCGCAGCAGCGGATCTGGGGCTTCGAGACCAACTTCGGCGGCCTGGCGCACCTGGCGCTGGTCAAGGCCAACCAGCTGATGCCCAAGCCGGACCACCTGACCTGGGAGGAGGCCGCCTCCCCGGGGCTGGTCAACTCCACCGCCTACCGCCAGCTGGTCTCCAAGAACGGCGCGGCGATGAAGCAGGGCGACGTGGTGCTGATCTGGGGCGCCTCCGGCGGCCTGGGCAGCTACGCGACGCAGATGGCGCTGAACGGCGGCGCGATCCCGGTGTGCGTGGTCTCCTCGCCGGACAAGGCGGAGATCTGCCGGGCGATGGGGGCCGACCTCATCATCGACCGCAAGGCCGAGGGCTACCGGTTCTGGAAGAGCGAGACCGACCAGGACCCCAAGGAGTGGCAGCGGTTCGGCGCGAAGATCAGGGAACTGACCGGCGGCGAGGACCCGGACATCGTCTTCGAGCACCCGGGCCGGGAGACCTTCGGCGCCAGCGTCTACGTCGCCAAGCGCGGCGGCAAGATCGTCACCTGCGCGTCCACCTCCGGCTTCAACCACAGCTACGACAACCGCTACCTGTGGATGAACCTCAAGAGCATCATCGGCTCGCACTTCGCCAACTACCGCGAGGCCTGGGAGGCGAACCGCCTCATCGACAAGGGGATGATCCACCCCACGCTGTCGAAGACCTACGCGCTGGAGGAGACCGGCCAGGCCGCGTACGACGTCCACCAGAACCTGCACCAGGGCAAGGTCGGCGTGCTCTGTCTGGCACCCGAGGAAGGGCTCGGCGTGCGTGACGCGGCCAAGCGCGAGCGGCTACTGCCCGCGATCAACCGGTTCCGCAACGTCTGA
- a CDS encoding GNAT family N-acetyltransferase, whose amino-acid sequence MDLQAIAATGWGFSERASIGDWEVRAAGGHTSRANTAIPLGDSGMPLPRTLDAVREWFAERALPGLVQTIDGSPLDDDIAALGFTETLRPALRQTAPLAPALETLSGSADFQRTAKVTPELPEDYFTVYRRGLGIPEFKDILTSGAALTAFAVVRDDNGEPLSVGRVAIDTGSGYAGIAALATAEAARRRGLARIVLRDLLAFAAENGAENTYLEVEEGNAPALALYASLGYTTAHRYHCRRL is encoded by the coding sequence ATGGATCTTCAAGCCATCGCCGCAACAGGATGGGGTTTCTCTGAGCGCGCCTCTATAGGCGACTGGGAAGTACGTGCCGCGGGCGGACACACCTCGCGCGCCAACACTGCGATCCCTCTAGGGGATTCCGGAATGCCGCTCCCCCGGACTCTGGACGCGGTCCGGGAATGGTTCGCAGAGCGCGCTCTGCCCGGCCTTGTCCAGACCATCGACGGCAGTCCGCTGGATGACGACATCGCGGCTCTCGGCTTCACCGAGACCCTTCGCCCCGCGCTTCGCCAGACCGCGCCATTGGCCCCTGCGTTGGAAACGCTTAGCGGTTCCGCGGACTTCCAACGCACAGCGAAGGTCACCCCAGAACTCCCCGAGGACTACTTCACGGTCTACCGTCGCGGCCTCGGCATCCCCGAGTTCAAGGACATCCTGACCTCCGGTGCCGCGCTGACCGCCTTCGCCGTGGTCCGCGACGACAATGGAGAGCCCCTCTCTGTCGGCCGCGTCGCCATTGACACCGGAAGCGGCTATGCGGGGATCGCCGCGCTCGCGACGGCGGAAGCCGCACGGCGGCGCGGACTGGCGCGCATCGTATTGCGGGACCTTCTGGCCTTCGCTGCCGAGAACGGTGCGGAGAACACCTACTTGGAAGTCGAGGAGGGGAACGCTCCCGCGCTTGCGCTCTATGCGTCCCTCGGTTACACGACCGCGCACCGTTATCACTGCCGTCGCCTGTGA
- a CDS encoding sensor histidine kinase, producing MSVIIDAHGQVKDAMAEIRNLVRGLHPAVLDDRGLDAALSGVAARSAVPVRLTVGATGPLSASVETVAYFVVSEALANVVKHSRAKQAAVDVSRQQDHLLIRVSDDGVGGADAQGGTGLTGLAQRVASVDGRLRLTSPSGGPTVLTAELPCGV from the coding sequence ATGAGTGTCATCATCGACGCGCACGGGCAGGTCAAGGACGCGATGGCGGAGATCCGGAACCTGGTGCGCGGCCTGCATCCGGCGGTCCTGGACGACCGCGGCCTGGACGCCGCGCTGTCCGGCGTCGCGGCGCGCTCGGCCGTCCCGGTGCGGCTGACCGTCGGCGCCACCGGTCCGCTCAGCGCGTCGGTGGAGACGGTCGCCTACTTCGTGGTCTCCGAGGCGCTGGCGAACGTGGTCAAGCACTCCCGCGCGAAGCAGGCCGCGGTCGACGTCTCCCGGCAGCAGGACCACCTCCTGATCCGGGTCAGCGACGACGGTGTCGGCGGCGCGGACGCGCAGGGCGGCACCGGCCTGACCGGGCTGGCGCAACGGGTCGCTTCGGTGGACGGCCGGCTGCGGCTAACATCACCGAGCGGCGGTCCGACCGTCCTGACCGCCGAGCTGCCCTGCGGGGTGTGA
- the mce gene encoding methylmalonyl-CoA epimerase produces the protein MSSPLTRIDHIGIACRDLDETVEFYRATYGFEVFHSEVNEEQGVREAMLKINDTGDGGASYLQLLEPIREDSAIAKWMAKNGEGVHHVAFGTADVAATTTDIVGKGVRSLYPEARRGSMGSSINFLHPKDAHGVLVELVQAAESDEH, from the coding sequence ATGTCTTCACCACTGACCCGCATCGACCACATCGGCATCGCGTGCCGCGACCTCGACGAGACCGTCGAGTTCTACCGCGCGACCTACGGCTTCGAGGTCTTCCACTCCGAGGTCAACGAGGAGCAGGGCGTCCGCGAGGCGATGCTGAAGATCAACGACACCGGCGACGGCGGCGCCAGCTACCTGCAGCTGCTGGAGCCGATCCGCGAGGACTCGGCCATCGCGAAGTGGATGGCGAAGAACGGCGAGGGCGTGCACCACGTCGCCTTCGGCACCGCCGACGTCGCGGCCACGACCACCGACATCGTCGGCAAGGGCGTGCGCTCGCTGTACCCGGAGGCGCGGCGCGGGAGCATGGGCTCCTCGATCAACTTCCTGCACCCGAAGGACGCGCACGGGGTGCTGGTGGAGCTGGTGCAGGCCGCCGAGAGCGACGAGCACTGA
- a CDS encoding DUF2087 domain-containing protein, translating into MDESRQRQPADRGSGSADLQIIQCYSHGRVVQMPSLRGRSQDLRDRLLKHIASRAFEPGRAYNEQEVNAALMPVFDDYVALRRYLVESRHLIRDQAGREYRLPVPA; encoded by the coding sequence ATGGACGAATCACGCCAACGCCAGCCCGCCGATCGGGGGTCGGGAAGCGCCGACCTGCAGATCATCCAGTGCTACAGCCACGGTCGCGTGGTGCAGATGCCGTCGTTGCGCGGCCGCAGCCAGGACCTCCGCGACCGGCTGCTCAAGCACATCGCCTCCCGGGCCTTCGAGCCGGGGCGTGCTTACAACGAGCAGGAGGTCAACGCGGCGCTGATGCCGGTCTTCGACGACTACGTCGCGCTGCGCCGGTACCTGGTCGAGAGCCGGCACCTCATACGGGATCAGGCTGGACGGGAGTATCGGCTTCCGGTCCCTGCGTAG